One Cuculus canorus isolate bCucCan1 chromosome 1, bCucCan1.pri, whole genome shotgun sequence DNA segment encodes these proteins:
- the LOC104056013 gene encoding olfactory receptor 52I1-like: MQGPHLIPISSGHPRAQNYALFGKHKSNTLPIPSDPFSQPNSSSSCFILVGVPGLEAFSTFLGILFCSGYIIALVGNGVVLLVIRLDNSLRAPLHFFLGMMAVIDVVMVTSIIPKMLSTFWLKSREIGYKACFVQMFLVHSTTSEESGVLLAMAVDRYVAICHPLRYQIILDHRTVAQIALAIVLRAFLFIIPLLVMVMNLPYCRSRVVPHSYCEHIAVVKLACADPRPSRLYSVAGSSLIVGMDMAFIAVSYRMILKTVLQKKWCRKAFSTCACHVCVMLLYYIPGMVSIWAQQFDSSVSTWARVLLADLYLILPTMLNPIVYSMRTKQIRKALLRTLFSRMARV, translated from the coding sequence ATGCAGGGTCCCCACCTCATACCCATCAGTTCTGGACATCCCAGGGCTCAAAATTATGCTCTTTTTGGTAAGCACAAAAGCAACACTCTCCCAATCCCTTCTGATCCCTTCAGCCAACCTaacagcagctcctcctgtttcATCCTTGTGGGTGTCCCCGGCCTGGAAGCTTTCTCCACCTTCCTGGGCATCCTTTTCTGCTCAGGCTATATCATTGCCTTGGTAGGAAATGGTGTTGTTTTGCTCGTCATCAGGCTGGACAACTCCCTCCGTGCCCCCTTACACTTCTTCCTAGGCATGATGGCAGTCATTGATGTGGTGATGGTGACATCCATCATCCCCAAGATGCTGAGCACATTCTGGCTGAAGTCTAGAGAGATCGGTTACAAGGCCTGTTTTGTTCAGATGTTTCTTGTCCACTCCACAACATCAGAGGAGTCCGGAGTGCTCCTGGCCATGGCTGTTGACCGCTATGTTGCAATTTGTCACCCCCTCAGGTACCAAATCATCTTGGATCACCGAACAGTTGCCCAAATAGCCCTGGCCATTGTGTTAAGAGCTTTCCTCTTCATCATTCCCTTGCTAGTGATGGTGATGAACCTCCCCTACTGCCGCTCCCGTGTGGTTCCCCACTCGTACTGTGAGCACATAGCTGTGGTGAAGCTGGCGTGTGCAGACCCCAGACCCAGCAGGCTTTACAGCGTGGCTGGATCCTCACTTATCGTAGGGATGGACATGGCCTTCATTGCTGTGTCCTATAGAATGATCTTGAAGACTGTCCTGCAGAAGAAATGGTGCAGGAAGGCCTTCAGCACCTGCGCGTGCCACGTATGTGTGATGCTGCTGTATTACATCCCTGGGATGGTCTCCATCTGGGCACAGCAGTTCGACAGCAGTGTGTCCACATGGGCACGGGTTCTGCTGGCGGATCTCTACCTGATCCTCCCCACCATGCTGAA
- the LOC104056002 gene encoding LOW QUALITY PROTEIN: olfactory receptor 52J3-like (The sequence of the model RefSeq protein was modified relative to this genomic sequence to represent the inferred CDS: deleted 1 base in 1 codon): MGIPGLEALHRWISIPLCFTYIMTLLGNSMVLLAVKLDKSLREPKYYFISILAVIDLIFSTAVVPKILDVFWLDSREIGFEACFMQKFFIHMFTAVESEVLWAMSFDWHIAICDPLRYTTILTSSRTIQIGLPSLARGAGVMTPLMCLLISFPYCKTRVIPHSYCEQIAMVELACADPSVSDLYSLITATLLVGTNSVFITFSYGVILRSVMRLPSQEAQLKALRTCGCHVFIILLFYIGGLLSMYLQMFSFGLETHIQVLMADLYLVVPPMLNPLIYGIKMKQIQKGIFRLLGQLVGLSVSGADEDRSDAVRGMQHQKISYPILEQV; this comes from the exons ATGGGCATCCCTGGCCTGGAAGCTCTTCACAGGTGGATTTCAATCCCACTCTGCTTTACATACATCATGACCTTGCTGGGAAATAGCATGGTCCTTCTTGCTGTGAAGCTGGACAAAAGCCTCCGTGAACCTAagtattatttcatttccatatTGGCTGTCATCGACCTCATCTTCTCAACTGCTGTAGTTCCCAAAATACTGGATGTGTTCTGGTTGGATTCAAGAGAGATTGGGTTTGAGGCTTGCTTCATGCAGAAGTTCTTCATCCACATGTTCACTGCAGTGGAGTCAGAGGTGCTCTGGGCAATGTCCTTTGACTGGCATATAGCCATTTGCGACCCCCTGAGATACACCACCATTCTGACAAGCTCAAGGACCATCCAGATAGGACTGCCATCTCTGGCCAGGGGAGCTGGTGTCATGACGCCTTTAATGTGTCTCCTCATCAGCTTCCCCTACTGCAAAACCAGAGTCATCCCTCACTCCTACTGTGAGCAAATAGCA ATGGTGGAGCTGGCCTGTGCCGACCCTTCTGTCAGTGACCTCTACAGCCTCATCACGGCAACACTATTGGTGGGGACAAACTCTGTCTTCATCACCTTCTCCTACGGTGTGATCCTCAGGTCTGTGATGAGGCTGCCATCCCAAGAGGCTCAACTCAAGGCCCTCAGGACCTGTGGGTGCCATGTTTTCATCATCTTGCTGTTTTACATAGGTGGTCTGCTCTCCATGTACCTCCAGATGTTCTCTTTTGGCTTGGAAACTCACATCCAAGTCCTGATGGCTGATCTCTATTTGGTGGTCCCTCCCATGCTCAACCCCCTCATTTATGGCATAAAGATGAAGCAGATCCAGAAAGGGATCTTCAGACTGCTGGGGCAGCTGGTAGGACTCAGCGTCTCAGGAGCTGATGAAGACAGGTCAGATGCTGTGAGAGGGATGCAGCACCAGAAAATAAGTTACCCCATCCTGGAACAGGTGTGA